In Pseudomonas sp. MTM4, one genomic interval encodes:
- a CDS encoding urease accessory protein UreF codes for MNPAAFALLRLASPQLPIGGYSYSQGLEMAVEQGLVQDEASARCWLGDQMQLNLARFEMPLLLAHCEAAAAEDWCELERLAARHRASRETRELRLESRQMGYSLKQLLSNLPELDEPARVLFARIDEPGLALGWALAARAWGISPEDALSAWLWGWLENQLAVLMKTLPLGQQAAQRLTSELLPALEQAQRAAREIDPKHWGSAPFGLALASMAHERQYSRLFRS; via the coding sequence GTGAATCCGGCTGCGTTCGCGCTGCTGCGGTTGGCCAGCCCCCAGCTGCCGATCGGCGGCTACAGCTATTCGCAGGGCCTGGAAATGGCAGTGGAGCAAGGATTGGTACAGGACGAGGCCAGTGCCCGATGCTGGCTCGGCGACCAGATGCAGCTCAATCTGGCGCGCTTCGAAATGCCGCTGCTGCTAGCCCATTGCGAGGCAGCCGCCGCCGAAGACTGGTGCGAACTGGAGCGCCTGGCCGCACGTCATCGCGCCAGCCGCGAAACCCGGGAGCTGCGCTTGGAAAGCCGGCAAATGGGCTACTCGCTCAAGCAACTGCTGAGCAACCTGCCGGAACTGGACGAACCTGCCCGCGTCCTGTTTGCACGCATCGACGAACCCGGCCTTGCCCTGGGCTGGGCGCTGGCCGCACGTGCCTGGGGCATATCGCCCGAAGATGCGCTCAGCGCCTGGCTCTGGGGCTGGCTGGAAAACCAGTTGGCGGTGTTGATGAAAACCCTGCCGCTGGGCCAACAGGCTGCCCAACGGCTGACTTCCGAGTTGCTGCCAGCGCTAGAGCAGGCTCAGCGCGCCGCGCGCGAGATCGATCCCAAGCACTGGGGCAGCGCCCCCTTCGGCCTGGCGCTGGCGAGCATGGCCCATGAGCGCCAGTACAGCCGTCTGTTTCGCTCATGA
- a CDS encoding ATP-dependent DNA ligase, with protein sequence MKAFATLYSRLDATTSSNAKLAAMRDYFREADPADAAWAVYFLSGGRPRQLVPTRVLRDTAMQASGLPEWLFEESYQAVGDMAETISLLMPEAEHSSNEGLAVWMQDKLLPLRGLPPEILAERLPALWSQLDRISLMVCIKLITGAFRVGVSKLLVTRALASLADLDPKRVAQRLVGYTDLSHRPSAEGYLALIADESEHEHAQRGGQPYPFFLAHPLQAPTEDFDTLLGAPENWFVEWKWDGIRAQLVKRDGQIWIWSRGEELVSERFPELCELAGCLPDGTVIDGEILVWKHPPEHPTTALPGLDAAAPTPEGFGVQPFALLQQRIGRKNLTAKVLQDAPVSVLTYDLLEWQGEDWRQRPHRERRQQLEAVVAQCPNPRLMLSSLVTGADWQDLARQREASRALGVEGMMIKARAAQYGVGRTKDVGLWWKWKIDPYSVDAVLIYAQRGHGRRASLYTDFTFAVWDGEPGDPERKLVPFAKAYSGLTDEEMRKVDAIVRKTTVEKFGPVRSVTPTLVFELGFEGIAASSRHKSGIAVRFPRMLRWRHDKPVDEADTLETLKELLG encoded by the coding sequence ATGAAAGCATTCGCCACCCTGTACAGCCGCCTCGACGCGACCACCTCCAGTAACGCCAAGCTTGCTGCGATGCGCGACTACTTCCGCGAAGCAGATCCCGCCGACGCCGCCTGGGCGGTCTACTTCCTGTCCGGGGGCCGACCGCGCCAGCTGGTGCCGACCCGCGTGCTGCGCGATACGGCCATGCAAGCGTCCGGTTTACCGGAATGGTTGTTCGAGGAAAGCTACCAAGCCGTCGGTGACATGGCCGAGACCATCTCGCTGCTGATGCCCGAAGCCGAGCACAGTTCGAACGAAGGCTTGGCGGTGTGGATGCAGGACAAGCTGTTGCCGCTGCGGGGCCTGCCGCCCGAGATATTGGCCGAGCGTTTGCCGGCGCTCTGGTCACAACTTGATCGGATCAGCCTCATGGTGTGCATCAAACTGATCACCGGCGCCTTCCGCGTCGGGGTATCGAAGCTACTGGTCACGCGAGCGCTGGCCTCGCTGGCCGATCTCGATCCGAAACGAGTGGCGCAGCGCCTGGTCGGTTACACGGATCTGTCACACCGTCCTAGCGCCGAAGGCTACCTGGCGCTGATCGCCGACGAATCGGAACACGAACATGCCCAGCGCGGCGGCCAGCCTTACCCGTTCTTTCTTGCACACCCGCTGCAAGCGCCGACGGAAGACTTCGACACGCTGCTGGGCGCGCCGGAGAATTGGTTCGTTGAATGGAAGTGGGATGGCATCCGCGCCCAGCTGGTCAAGCGCGACGGGCAGATCTGGATCTGGTCGCGCGGTGAGGAACTGGTCAGCGAGCGCTTTCCCGAGCTGTGCGAGCTGGCCGGCTGTCTACCGGACGGAACGGTGATCGATGGCGAGATCCTGGTCTGGAAACATCCGCCCGAGCATCCAACCACTGCGCTACCGGGCCTTGATGCCGCAGCGCCCACGCCTGAAGGATTCGGCGTACAACCCTTCGCCCTGCTGCAGCAGCGCATTGGTCGCAAGAACCTCACCGCCAAGGTGCTGCAGGATGCGCCCGTTTCCGTCCTCACCTATGACCTGCTGGAATGGCAGGGCGAGGATTGGCGGCAACGACCGCACCGCGAGCGCCGACAACAGCTCGAAGCGGTGGTCGCACAATGCCCTAACCCACGGCTGATGCTGTCGTCACTGGTCACGGGCGCCGACTGGCAGGACCTGGCCCGCCAGCGCGAGGCCTCCCGCGCCCTAGGCGTCGAGGGCATGATGATCAAGGCCCGCGCCGCGCAATATGGCGTCGGTCGCACAAAAGATGTGGGCCTCTGGTGGAAATGGAAGATCGACCCCTACTCGGTCGATGCAGTGTTGATCTATGCCCAGCGCGGCCACGGCCGCCGCGCCAGCCTCTATACCGATTTCACCTTCGCCGTGTGGGACGGCGAGCCGGGTGATCCCGAACGCAAGCTGGTGCCCTTCGCCAAGGCCTATTCCGGCCTGACCGACGAGGAGATGCGCAAGGTGGACGCCATCGTGCGCAAGACCACCGTGGAGAAGTTCGGCCCAGTGCGCAGCGTGACACCGACGCTGGTGTTCGAGCTGGGCTTCGAAGGCATCGCCGCCAGCAGCCGGCACAAAAGCGGCATCGCCGTGCGCTTCCCAAGGATGCTGCGCTGGCGTCATGACAAACCAGTGGATGAGGCGGATACGCTGGAGACGCTCAAGGAATTGTTGGGATGA
- the ureC gene encoding urease subunit alpha, whose translation MKISRQAYADMFGPTIGDKVRLADTELWIEVEKDFTVYGDEVKFGGGKVIRDGMGQSQLCAADVVDTVITNALIVDHWGIVKADVGLKDGRIAAIGKAGNPDIQPGVTIAIGGATEVIAGEGLILTAGGIDSHIHFICPQQIEEALMSGTTTMIGGGTGPATGTYATTVTPGPWHMARMLQAAEAFPMNIGFTGKGNVSLPEPLIEQIQAGAIGLKLHEDWGTTPAAIDNCLSVADQYDIQVAIHTDTLNESGFVETTLGAFKGRTIHTYHTEGAGGGHAPDIIKACGFPNVLPSSTNPTRPFTRNTIDEHLDMLMVCHHLDPSIAEDVAFAESRIRRETIAAEDILHDLGAFSMISSDSQAMGRVGEVITRTWQTADKMKKQRGALPGDGPDNDNFRVRRYIAKYTINPAITHGISHEVGSIEAGKWADLVLWRPAFFGVKPTLILKGGVIAASLMGDANASIPTPQPVHYRPMFGSYGGSLHASSFTFISQAAAEAGVPEQLGLKKKIGVVKGCRAVQKKDLIHNDYTPQIDVDPQNYQVKADGQLLWCEPAEVLPMAQRYFLF comes from the coding sequence ATGAAAATCTCCCGCCAAGCCTACGCCGACATGTTCGGCCCCACCATTGGCGACAAGGTGCGCCTGGCCGATACCGAGCTGTGGATCGAAGTGGAAAAGGACTTCACCGTCTACGGCGACGAGGTGAAATTCGGCGGTGGCAAGGTCATCCGCGACGGCATGGGCCAGAGCCAGCTGTGCGCTGCCGACGTGGTCGATACGGTGATCACCAATGCGCTGATCGTCGATCACTGGGGCATCGTCAAGGCCGACGTCGGCCTCAAGGACGGGCGTATCGCCGCCATCGGCAAGGCTGGAAACCCGGATATTCAGCCCGGCGTGACCATCGCTATCGGCGGAGCCACCGAAGTCATCGCTGGTGAAGGCCTGATCCTCACCGCGGGCGGCATCGACAGCCATATCCACTTCATCTGCCCGCAGCAGATCGAAGAAGCCCTCATGAGCGGCACTACTACCATGATCGGCGGCGGCACGGGCCCGGCCACCGGCACTTACGCCACCACCGTGACACCCGGCCCGTGGCACATGGCGCGCATGCTCCAGGCCGCCGAAGCCTTCCCGATGAACATCGGCTTCACCGGCAAGGGCAATGTCTCGCTGCCCGAGCCGCTGATCGAACAGATCCAGGCTGGCGCCATCGGCCTCAAGCTGCATGAAGACTGGGGGACCACGCCGGCGGCCATCGACAATTGCCTGAGCGTGGCCGACCAGTACGACATTCAGGTGGCGATCCATACCGACACGCTGAATGAATCCGGCTTCGTCGAGACCACGCTCGGCGCGTTCAAGGGCCGCACCATTCACACCTACCACACCGAAGGCGCGGGTGGCGGTCATGCACCAGACATCATCAAGGCTTGCGGTTTCCCCAACGTGCTGCCCAGCTCGACCAACCCGACCCGGCCGTTTACCCGCAATACCATCGACGAGCATCTGGACATGCTCATGGTCTGCCATCACCTGGACCCGAGCATCGCTGAGGACGTGGCGTTCGCCGAGTCACGCATCCGCCGCGAGACCATCGCCGCCGAAGACATCCTCCACGACCTCGGCGCCTTCTCGATGATCAGCTCCGACAGCCAGGCCATGGGCCGCGTCGGCGAAGTCATCACCCGCACCTGGCAAACCGCCGACAAGATGAAGAAACAGCGCGGCGCCTTACCGGGCGACGGGCCGGACAATGACAACTTTCGTGTCAGGCGCTACATCGCCAAATACACCATCAACCCGGCAATCACCCACGGCATCAGCCACGAAGTCGGCTCCATCGAAGCTGGCAAATGGGCCGACCTGGTGCTCTGGCGGCCGGCATTCTTCGGCGTCAAACCGACCCTCATCCTCAAGGGCGGCGTCATCGCTGCCAGCCTGATGGGCGATGCCAACGCCTCGATCCCGACCCCGCAGCCGGTTCACTACCGGCCCATGTTCGGCAGCTACGGCGGCTCACTACACGCATCGAGCTTCACCTTCATCAGCCAGGCCGCAGCCGAGGCCGGCGTGCCCGAGCAGCTCGGGCTGAAGAAAAAAATCGGCGTGGTGAAGGGGTGCCGGGCGGTGCAGAAGAAGGATCTGATCCATAACGATTACACGCCACAGATCGACGTCGACCCGCAGAACTACCAAGTGAAGGCAGACGGCCAGCTGCTTTGGTGCGAGCCCGCGGAGGTATTGCCGATGGCGCAGCGGTATTTCCTGTTCTGA
- a CDS encoding NCS1 family nucleobase:cation symporter-1 yields the protein MNHDDFNIKRIDTSLHNADLAPLPPGQRKWGWFEIFNVWSNDIQSLFGYTLAATLFISYGLNGWAVLAGIVLAGFIVMGLVQLTGKPSVKYGIPFPVMARASMGVRGANFPAVVRGIVAIFWYGVQTYFASTAVALLIRTLAGPGSEATLLGLTSIDWMAYVIVCVFQVALFVRGVDWVTRFLNWAGPLVYLVMIAMMVAICFKAGPGLVGALGSIFSGTGSYTGGPIAAFAAVVGTMVAYFAAVVINYGDFARFVKNERQMRIGNFLGLPVSLAIFSMIALVITAGTVVVFGETLTNPTDIVARIDNVGLTLIAALTFFVATVGINLVANFIPPAYDIANLAPARISARTGGFITAVIAFFIGALWVSFISAVGIAAFVDTLGAVLAPLYGILVADYYLIRRQQLNVQELFSAEPGSTYYFSAGWNRKAIIAFGISSLFSVASVWTPGLESLSGFAWLLGALFGGFVHYLLMRKHPVASGVAPAVTP from the coding sequence ATGAACCACGACGATTTCAATATCAAGCGGATCGATACCAGCCTGCACAACGCCGACCTTGCGCCCTTGCCCCCCGGGCAGCGCAAATGGGGCTGGTTCGAAATATTCAACGTCTGGTCCAACGACATTCAAAGCCTGTTCGGCTATACCCTCGCCGCTACCCTGTTCATCAGCTATGGCCTGAACGGCTGGGCGGTGCTTGCGGGAATCGTACTGGCGGGGTTCATCGTCATGGGGCTGGTGCAGTTGACCGGCAAACCCAGCGTCAAGTACGGCATCCCATTCCCGGTCATGGCACGCGCCAGCATGGGCGTACGCGGGGCAAATTTCCCAGCCGTGGTGCGCGGCATCGTGGCGATCTTCTGGTACGGCGTGCAGACCTACTTCGCCTCAACCGCCGTGGCGCTGCTGATTCGCACACTAGCGGGCCCCGGCTCGGAGGCAACGCTGCTGGGCCTGACCTCAATCGACTGGATGGCCTATGTGATCGTCTGCGTATTCCAGGTGGCGTTGTTCGTGCGCGGCGTGGATTGGGTCACACGATTTCTCAACTGGGCTGGCCCGCTGGTCTATCTCGTGATGATCGCCATGATGGTCGCCATCTGCTTCAAGGCCGGGCCGGGTCTCGTCGGCGCGCTTGGCAGCATTTTCAGCGGCACGGGCAGCTATACCGGCGGCCCCATAGCTGCATTTGCTGCGGTGGTCGGAACCATGGTGGCCTACTTCGCGGCCGTGGTGATCAATTACGGGGACTTTGCCCGCTTCGTAAAAAACGAGCGGCAGATGCGCATCGGCAATTTCCTGGGGCTTCCGGTGAGCCTTGCAATCTTCTCCATGATCGCTTTGGTGATTACTGCCGGCACCGTGGTGGTATTCGGCGAGACGCTGACCAACCCGACCGATATCGTCGCGCGGATCGACAACGTCGGCCTGACCCTGATTGCGGCGCTGACCTTCTTCGTCGCCACGGTGGGCATCAATCTGGTCGCCAACTTCATCCCGCCGGCCTACGACATCGCCAACCTCGCGCCCGCCCGCATCAGTGCCCGCACCGGCGGTTTCATCACCGCGGTCATCGCCTTCTTCATCGGCGCACTCTGGGTATCGTTCATCAGCGCCGTTGGTATCGCCGCATTCGTCGACACGCTGGGCGCCGTGCTGGCGCCGCTGTACGGCATCCTCGTCGCTGACTACTACCTGATCCGCCGTCAGCAGTTGAACGTGCAGGAACTGTTCTCGGCCGAACCGGGTTCGACCTACTACTTCAGCGCCGGCTGGAATCGAAAGGCGATCATCGCATTCGGCATCAGCTCGCTGTTTTCGGTCGCATCGGTATGGACGCCAGGACTGGAAAGCCTGTCGGGCTTCGCATGGTTGCTCGGGGCGCTGTTTGGAGGATTTGTGCATTACCTGCTGATGCGTAAACACCCAGTGGCTTCAGGTGTAGCACCCGCTGTGACTCCGTAA
- the ureE gene encoding urease accessory protein UreE, with protein sequence MLVIHRRTTTQANGDAELELTYEARSKSRLRCFTTDGEDVGLFLERGQPPLHDGECLQAQDGRIVIVRARAEQLLHVTCASSFELTRAAYHLGNRHVALQVGDGWLRLLDDYVLKDMLLQLGASVEHIEAPFQPEHGAYGGGHHHSHAGEAEFSYAPRLHQFGARR encoded by the coding sequence ATGCTGGTCATCCATCGACGCACCACCACGCAGGCCAACGGCGACGCCGAGCTGGAACTCACCTACGAGGCTCGCAGCAAATCGCGGCTGCGCTGCTTTACCACCGATGGCGAGGACGTTGGGCTGTTTCTGGAGCGCGGCCAGCCGCCACTGCATGACGGTGAATGCCTGCAGGCCCAGGACGGCCGCATCGTCATCGTGCGTGCCCGCGCCGAACAGCTGCTCCACGTAACCTGCGCCAGCAGCTTCGAACTGACCCGGGCTGCCTACCACCTGGGCAATCGCCATGTAGCCCTTCAAGTCGGAGATGGCTGGCTGCGCTTGCTCGACGACTACGTGCTCAAGGACATGCTGCTGCAACTGGGCGCCAGCGTCGAACACATCGAAGCGCCCTTCCAGCCGGAACACGGCGCCTACGGCGGCGGCCACCATCATTCCCACGCTGGCGAAGCCGAATTCAGTTACGCGCCGCGGCTGCACCAGTTCGGCGCGCGCAGGTGA
- a CDS encoding ligase-associated DNA damage response exonuclease has product MDLVVARPEGLYCPPGDFYIDPWRPVERAVITHAHGDHARWGMGHYLASSDSEGILRSRIAADMPLQTLGYGETINHHGVTLSFHPAGHVLGSAQIRLEYRGEVWVASGDYKVEPDGTCAPFEPVRCHTFITESTFGLPIYRWPAQTEVFRGINDWWRANAAAGRASVLFCYAFGKAQRILHGLDESIGSVVVHGAVEPLNRVYRDAGVYLPPTLYAGDLKKGDPRLRQAIILAPPSAGGSTWMRRFGDYADAFASGWMMLRGTRRRRGVDRGFVLSDHADWPGLLWAIEQTGAERVMVTHGSVPVLVRYLREMRGLDAQAFETEYGEEDDAATQEAE; this is encoded by the coding sequence ATGGACCTAGTCGTCGCCCGCCCCGAAGGCCTCTACTGCCCTCCCGGTGATTTCTACATCGATCCCTGGCGTCCCGTTGAACGCGCCGTCATCACCCACGCCCACGGCGATCATGCGCGCTGGGGCATGGGTCACTACCTGGCTTCCAGCGACAGCGAAGGCATCCTGCGCTCGCGTATCGCCGCCGACATGCCACTGCAGACGCTGGGCTACGGCGAAACCATCAACCATCACGGCGTAACGCTCAGCTTCCATCCCGCCGGCCATGTGCTCGGCTCGGCACAGATTCGCCTGGAATACCGCGGCGAAGTTTGGGTCGCCTCGGGCGACTACAAGGTAGAACCGGACGGCACCTGCGCGCCCTTCGAGCCGGTGCGCTGTCATACCTTCATCACCGAATCCACCTTCGGCCTGCCCATCTATCGCTGGCCCGCGCAAACCGAAGTGTTTCGCGGCATCAACGACTGGTGGCGCGCCAATGCCGCCGCTGGGCGCGCCAGCGTGTTGTTCTGTTACGCCTTCGGCAAGGCGCAACGGATTCTCCATGGCCTCGATGAAAGTATCGGCAGCGTGGTGGTGCATGGCGCGGTCGAGCCACTGAACCGGGTCTATCGCGACGCCGGCGTGTATCTGCCGCCAACGCTGTACGCCGGCGACCTGAAGAAAGGCGATCCACGCCTGAGACAGGCAATCATCTTGGCCCCGCCTTCGGCCGGCGGTAGCACCTGGATGCGCCGCTTCGGCGACTATGCCGATGCCTTCGCCAGCGGCTGGATGATGCTGCGCGGCACCCGTCGGCGTCGTGGCGTCGACCGTGGCTTCGTGCTCTCCGACCATGCCGACTGGCCCGGTCTGCTATGGGCCATCGAACAGACCGGCGCGGAGCGAGTCATGGTGACCCACGGCTCGGTGCCGGTACTGGTGCGCTACCTGCGCGAGATGCGCGGCCTCGACGCCCAAGCCTTCGAGACAGAATACGGCGAAGAGGACGACGCAGCCACACAGGAGGCCGAATGA
- a CDS encoding urease subunit beta, producing the protein MIPGEYRIQNGDIELNADRHTLTLSVANSGDRPIQIGSHYHFFEANDALTFDRAAARGMRLHIPAGTAVRFEPGQSREVELVDLAGDRRVFGFAGRVMGAL; encoded by the coding sequence ATGATCCCTGGCGAATACCGGATTCAGAACGGCGACATTGAGCTCAATGCCGACCGCCACACCCTGACCCTGAGCGTGGCCAACAGCGGCGACCGCCCGATCCAGATCGGCTCGCACTATCACTTCTTCGAAGCCAACGACGCCCTCACTTTCGACCGCGCCGCCGCGCGAGGAATGCGCTTGCACATCCCCGCAGGTACGGCAGTACGCTTCGAGCCCGGCCAGAGCCGCGAGGTAGAGCTGGTCGATCTGGCCGGTGATCGCCGAGTGTTCGGTTTTGCCGGGCGGGTGATGGGGGCGCTCTAG
- the ureA gene encoding urease subunit gamma: MDLTPREKDKLLIFTAGLVAERRLARGVKLNYPEAMAYISAALLEGARDGRTVAELMHYGTTLLSREQVMEGVPEMIPEIQVEATFPDGTKLVTVHQPIA, translated from the coding sequence ATGGACCTCACCCCTAGAGAGAAAGACAAGCTGCTGATCTTCACCGCTGGCCTGGTCGCGGAGCGCCGCCTGGCACGCGGCGTGAAGCTCAACTACCCGGAGGCAATGGCCTACATTTCTGCGGCATTGCTCGAAGGCGCCCGTGATGGCCGGACGGTCGCCGAGCTGATGCATTACGGCACCACTCTGCTCAGCCGCGAGCAAGTGATGGAAGGCGTGCCGGAAATGATTCCGGAAATCCAGGTCGAAGCGACGTTCCCTGACGGCACCAAGCTGGTCACGGTCCATCAACCGATCGCCTGA
- the ureG gene encoding urease accessory protein UreG, with translation MNTQPLRVGIGGPVGSGKTALTLALCLALRERYNLAVVTNDIYTQEDAQFLVRNEALAPERIIGVETGGCPHTAIREDASINLEAVEQLNRRFPGLDLIIVESGGDNLSATFSPELSDLTIYVIDVSAGDKLPRKGGPGICKSDLLVINKIDLAPMVGASLEVMDRDTRKMRGDKPFVFSNQKVGQGLDEIIAFIERQGMLASA, from the coding sequence ATGAACACCCAACCCTTGCGTGTCGGCATCGGCGGCCCGGTCGGCTCCGGCAAGACCGCGCTGACCCTCGCCCTGTGCCTGGCGCTGCGCGAGCGCTACAACTTGGCCGTGGTCACCAACGACATCTATACCCAGGAAGACGCCCAGTTTCTGGTGCGCAACGAAGCCCTCGCGCCGGAACGCATCATCGGCGTGGAAACTGGCGGCTGCCCGCACACGGCGATCCGCGAGGATGCTTCGATCAACCTCGAGGCCGTCGAGCAGCTCAACCGGCGCTTTCCGGGGCTGGATCTGATCATCGTGGAATCCGGCGGCGACAACCTGTCGGCCACCTTCAGCCCCGAACTGTCGGACCTGACGATTTATGTGATCGACGTGTCGGCCGGCGACAAGCTGCCGCGCAAGGGCGGGCCAGGCATCTGCAAGTCCGACCTGCTGGTGATCAACAAGATCGACCTGGCGCCGATGGTCGGCGCCTCGCTGGAGGTCATGGACCGCGACACGCGCAAGATGCGCGGCGACAAGCCCTTCGTCTTTAGCAACCAGAAGGTTGGCCAGGGTCTGGACGAGATCATCGCCTTCATCGAACGACAGGGCATGCTTGCCAGTGCCTGA
- a CDS encoding urease accessory protein UreD — MTALTSLFTPHWHAELELGYARFGETTRPVYRRHSGPLRVQKHLYAEGPEVCQHIIVHPPGGIAGGDRLDISATVGADAWAQLTSPGAAKWYRAAAPAFQQLALHVEAGATLEWLPQETIVYSAAQAELSTAIELEGDARLFYWDMVALGRPAASERFDAGHFQAQLDIRRDGELLWHECQRVVGGDGLLDSPIGFDGQPVFATLIATGEIDAGLMERCRELPNRVRGDLTQLPGLIVGRCLAREALHARAWLIELWRLLRPELLGREVVPPRIWST; from the coding sequence ATGACTGCGCTGACTTCCCTGTTTACTCCTCACTGGCACGCCGAACTGGAACTCGGCTATGCACGTTTCGGCGAGACGACGCGCCCGGTGTACCGACGCCACAGCGGTCCGCTGCGGGTGCAGAAGCATCTGTATGCCGAAGGCCCAGAAGTCTGCCAGCACATCATCGTGCACCCACCAGGCGGGATTGCCGGCGGTGATCGCTTGGACATCAGCGCCACGGTCGGCGCCGACGCCTGGGCACAGCTGACCAGTCCCGGTGCAGCCAAGTGGTATCGCGCCGCCGCCCCGGCGTTCCAGCAATTGGCACTGCATGTCGAAGCCGGCGCCACGCTCGAATGGCTGCCGCAGGAGACCATCGTCTACTCCGCTGCGCAGGCCGAGTTGTCTACGGCTATCGAACTGGAAGGTGACGCCAGGCTGTTCTACTGGGACATGGTCGCTCTGGGCCGCCCCGCTGCGAGCGAACGTTTCGACGCTGGGCATTTTCAGGCGCAACTGGATATCCGTCGTGACGGCGAACTGCTCTGGCACGAATGCCAGCGCGTTGTCGGCGGTGACGGTTTGCTGGATTCGCCGATCGGTTTCGATGGCCAACCGGTGTTCGCCACCCTGATCGCCACGGGAGAAATCGACGCGGGTTTGATGGAGCGCTGCCGCGAACTACCGAACCGGGTTCGCGGCGACCTGACACAACTGCCGGGGCTGATCGTCGGCCGCTGCCTGGCCCGCGAAGCGCTGCACGCCCGTGCCTGGCTGATCGAGCTGTGGCGCCTGCTGCGCCCGGAGCTGCTGGGGCGTGAGGTCGTACCGCCGAGAATCTGGAGCACGTAG